In Anas platyrhynchos isolate ZD024472 breed Pekin duck chromosome 15, IASCAAS_PekinDuck_T2T, whole genome shotgun sequence, the DNA window ACATTTCCTAAAACTATTTCTGCTATATAGTAAGTCACAGACCAGAAGGGCTGCTGGACTTATTTTGCAGAAAGCATTCACATTATGCAGGGgtattattattaaaagaatGAAGGGGTAAGCATGAGGTTATAAAGTGTATGATTTAATGACTGAATTTGACTGTAATTATGCATTAGAAATATTCAtgagaagcctgaaaaatgaATTGGCAATGCATGATATAACCATAGTAAAGGGCCCTGCAAAACAGTACCACAGAAACTTTGCCATTTATCTTTTTTACTCACTGAAGCAGATGTAAATTAAAGTTCTACAGCCTGATTAGCCTTAGGAAAGCTCCTATCTTGATGATCTCCCAGTATAGTTCTTCTGGGAGAACAGAACTCCTCAGGTTTTCATGTAGTGGATCTGGCCTGCAAGTGATTCCAACACAGGTTGTTTTTAtagctatttttgtttgtttgtttattagtGATGTTTATTGTATTGCAACAGTTTAGATTTTGCAGCACAACTTCTATTATTTGGTTTCTTTTACTAGAATTCTGTCTGATCAGAGGAGTTGGACCAGTTGACCTCTAGGGGTCAACAGGAGGccaaaattattctgtaattctgtgagcAGCGTGGATCAGAACCCTCTGTTTAGCATAACTCACCTGCTGTAGGATCTGTTCTGCCAGCTGAACCCTACTGAGCCATAGTATGGTGAATTTTAATAGCTTGCTTAATTATCTCAATCAATCAGTGCAAGCTACAGATCGCCTGAGGCTGTGAAAAGTATTCATGTCCTCACTCTTCTGACTGGGCATCAGCTCCCAGAGATGGAGTGGGGGAAGACAGACTTGGTCTACCCTGTGTGACAGCTTAGGTCCACAGGTTACATGCAGGCTTGAATACATAGCAGTCGGTGCACGTTACTTGAATAGGTGCAATACTAATGAATCTGGATCTGGGAGTGACTGGAGAGTAGCAAATGTAATTCCTGtagttaggaaagaaaaattatttggtCCAGTATTGGCTCTTTAGACTTGAAAGTAtgtattaaaggaaaaaaatagcttaaagaaaaaggatgGAATGCAACACGGATTTatggactgatttttttctgtatgtctgGTTGccttctctgtctgtctgtacAGGTGAAGGTGATAATGTTTCAGAGAGAAGGCTTTTTTAGGCCTAGGAGTAATGTAGACACAGTGCAAATCAGTATGAATTGTCCAAGAACAACGGATGAATCTTTAACTGTCAGAGTAATGGGACTGTGTAATTTCTTTTCTGACCGAGTACTAGGCAGCAAAACCTAAAGTCTTTAGACAGAACATGCTTGTAACCAGACACATTTCTGGCAAGAGCAGCATGCTAAAAGTGAAAGCCAAAAGCTACTTTCAGGCCCATGTATTTAAGatattgctattttattttccttatgcTGACTCAATTTTGTTACCCTCCAAAGATAAGGGCTCTTTCTGCAGGTGTAGGCATTCAGCCCTCACCCTTCTGTTCTGTTAGCAGTGGCTGGCTAGAGAGAAAATGAACTGGGCACTGAAAATCTCTTCTAAAGTGCGGGGAGagtgctgcagttctctccccAGCAACCCTGGATAAGCAAATCTAGCAAGTGTGTCTCTCTCCAGTCAAACTTAGGTAAGCATGCCTAGCAAGGAAAGCTAATGTTTATGCAAGAACAAGAAGAGGTGGTAAGGCACAGGAGTACAAACACCAGGAAACACTCAGGAAAATGAGCTCCCTGTAGAAAAAGCAGGGGAGGTGGCTCAAGTACCGGTGTCCCCTCTGAGGGGATCCAATTAACCCAAACTTCCACTGGAATAGCTGAAAGCTATCAAGGTAAAAGACCTAATGCATGTCTCTAAAATGGGCAGAAGTGATAGGATACTATGAGAAACTGTATCGAAACCTTTACTGAAATCCGAAAAGATTACATCAACAGGCTTCCCTTGATCGACTAGATGGGTGattttatcataaaaggaaatggaCATAAAAGGAATGGGGGTACAGTGGGCAACAAGTTGTGCTGGGTCTGTACATCAGAttgcaagtaaaataaattgctaATAAGCAGAGAACAGTATAGATACACCATGCTGGCAGACAGGTACTGTCATACAAAGGTCAGAGCAACCCCAGAGCCCTTACCTAGAAGAGCCAAGAAAGTGCAGAGCATGTCCTCAACATGTCCCATCCGAAGACATCCGGAGCTGGGTGACACTAAGAatgatcttttctttttaaacaaaacaaaacaaaaagcttagCAAACTTCTAAGCATGTAGGATGTGGCTCCTAAACAAgtatgtcatttttattttaaggaattcatggttttggctgggatagagttaattttcttcatggtATGTTGCTGTGTTTCAGATGCAGGTTggtgaaaacttgggccacatcCCGGTGTTCCAGCTGTTGCTGAGCAGGGCCTGTACAGAGCCAAGGCCTTCTCTGCTCCTGATGCTGCCCAGCCAGTGAGCAGGCCAGGGGTGCTCAAGGAGGTGGGGAGAAACAGCCAGGCCAGACCTCAGGGCACCATGCTCAGCCATGGCACTGGGGGAACGAAAGAGAAGGGGGCCAGCTCAGGGTGACAGAATTTGTCCTCCCAGGACACCATCAGCATGACAAGCCCCACTATCCTGGAAGGGGCTGCATACCCACTTGCCACTAGGCAGGAGTGACTGCATTCCtcactttgctttgcttgcacagACAGCTTTTGCCTTACCACATCAGCTGTCTTTATCCCAAGccatgagttctcacacttttacctttctgattctcttccccatcccacctggggagagagGGTGAGTGGAGTTTTTGAGGTTCTGAATGGGAGGATTTGAAGAGCAAAGGCTGGTGTGACAGGAGAGGTGCATCTCGGTGAATGAATGTCATTCCATTCTGTGTGCATTAGGAGGAAAACTTTAATTTCACAGACACGCAAACACACAGGACTGTTTCCCATGTATCATCAGCCAGGTGTGTGCATGCTCTTAACCCTCTGGTCATTTCCCTGTGTCACAGAGCCTGAGCATGGCTGCGGGGCCAAACATGGAAAGCTTGCCAGAAGAGCAGGCAGGCTGCTAGCAGCAGCTGCATGGATCTGCTCTATCAAGAGGCTGTGGAATTGCTTAGTTGAGAGATGGGACTCTAAAGCATCCTGTGAAGCCGCAGCTTGGAAGGTAGGCAagaatgcaaaaatattaaaagtaagGGGAAAGAGCAAAGCTTTTTGTCCCTTATTTGTTATAACAGGGACTCCTGGAATATGTGTTCTCTCTCCCAGTCAAGGCTGTGTTAATCAGATCTGAGACAGCTTTTCCAGCACACAAATTGCTGTTCGTATACCGTGATGAATATTAGTGCTATTATACCGCACATTTGGAATTATGGAAGCAGGAGAACTTGACTGCAATCAAGCAGCACTTGTCCCTAAATGTCATTGCTCACCAAAAGTACACGAGCTCACGCAGATGTGTACTATCATACATAAAACACAAGGTCTTGGTCTGTGTCACAGGTGCAACACTGTTATGTGGCGAGATGGCATGGTAAACAGCACAGAGTGGCTAAGACAGGCACCAGAGAAGCGTCTTTGCCATGTAAAGACAAAGCATAGTTCAAATACTTGAACTATTCTGTCAGCTCAGTTATCACAAGGTGAGAAAGTCAGAGGTCAGACTCCTACCTTTACCTGTTTCACTGGTGGATTGTTAACTCCATGATGCCTGAAGTGACCTGGGGACTTCAGCACACTTTTATGTCCTGGCTCTTAGATATCTCCAGTGGACATCTCTTTGGGTGCACTGTAGCTGACGACTGGATTTTTTCCCATATAACCCAGAATGTGGATGGGCAGAAGAGGGTGGTTTGCTGCACGCCCAGGTTCTGCCCCACTGTGTATTCAAGCTATAATTGTTGATTGATGTGTAAAGtatttagacaaaaaaaaaaaaaaaaaaaaaaagacaggcacAAATTTCTAACAAGTAATGTAATTTAATGAATGATATACTCTAGAAAATAGAAACTACCCAGATGCTGGTTGACAGGTctgtttggggtgggggaaggcCCTTGCTTGAACACACAATGCCTTGTTTCAATTCTTTTGGCAGTATTCATAGTAGCTGGAAACAATGAAACATCCACATATTGAAAGAGACACTAAGGGGAAAATTTTGTCTTAATTGTGGTAGGTATGCAGAACGTCTTCTCACCCTGTCTCATCAGGTGACATGAAGGGCTCAGAGCTCACCAAGATGTTTACAGATGATTCATACCTAGAAGGGATAGACTCAACCAACTGTAAGTACCGTAGTTCAGTGCTTAAAAATCATCAGAGACGTCTGTCTCACTTTGCAGAAGATTTTATGAACTCGGTGTTATTGCACTTctttctgtgtgcttttctgtATATGTTGTGTCTCTTCCCTCAAGGTCTGGCTGCTAATTCCAGGGAATATGCTTTTCAGAATGTCACAATACACTGTGTACAACTCTGGGTCTATTTTGGGCTTGGGCAGAGATCTTGTGTTGCTTGCCTGTTCAGTGACTGAGTGCTGTAGCAAGTACACATCGCTGAAAAGTGCAGTTAGGATTTTGTGTGCAGCCTTGTAAGGATCATCTTCAGACTGCACCATTGCCTTGAGCTCCGTCAGGGTGTAGCCATTGTAACGCTTGCTGTCTTCTGCCAGGGGCTGCACTGTCTCACCAATGTGTCTCACTTTCCACTTCAAGCATTTCAATTCTTCTTTTACATCTTCTAGTTCTTTCTCCATGGCTTGGAATTCCTCTGTGGTTACAAATCTCCTGCCAAGAAAAGAAGCGGCAGACACAGTGTGGAATTCAGTGTCTCAGTGGGGTAAAATCAGGCCAACTTGCATGGGGTCAGGCTACAGAAACTGGGGTTTGGAAGGGAGATACCTGAAATGTCACTGAATACACCCTCCAGCTCTTATTTGTCAGACTTCACAGTAACAgcctatttttttctgctgctgtgagtGGGAAGTTTTTTCAGAGCCTGATCATGCTATTGCTCCCTatagctacctgaaaggaggttgcaggaggtgggtgtcagtctcttttctcaggtgacaagtgataggaaatggcctcaaggtgcaccaggggaggttttgACTGGGTGTCAGGAAGAATCTCTTCATAGAAAGGGTGGTTGTGGTTAGGCTTCAGAATggtctgcccagggaagtggtggagtcccctccTCTGGAGGTAATTAGGAAGACTGGGGATGTggagcttagggacatggtgGTGGTTTAGTGGTAGGTTTCTAGTGCTAGGTGggtggttggacttggtgatcttgagggtcttttccaacctaaatgattccatGAATCTGTTGTCGAGGCTTTTTCCAAAGTCCAGATGGACTGAGTCTTTATGCCAGTACTGGCACTTAGTTTAAACTCTCTTGCCTCCCAAGGGCTTAGTACTTCTATACTAATCCAAATGTGATGGTGATTGAATGTGGGGCACTTGTGCCACTTGAAATGGGAACATAATTCAGTAAGATTCACCTTGAAGACCAAAACTAAATGGTAACTGTATTAGCCCACTAGAGGATAAAGGAGGAATGATGGTGGGGGTTGAGCTATATCATGGCGGTTTTGCTTCCCAGGTGGCTGACTAGTAATGGGAGAGAGATGGATTCTCATTTGAAAGGAAATGAGACACATTTATACTGTTTTGTTCAAGGAGCTGAGGTTGACAACCTGGCCCAGGCATGGTCCATACTCAGGTCTGGTtagctaaaaaaaaagtgaaggaaaatatAATGGTTTTGCAGGGTTGTGTGAGGGCACAGGGTAattacaggaaaacaaatgtcGGAAACATTTAAATTGTAAAAGATTTAAATTGTTTGATAAGAGGTTGTTAATGATTGTGTTTCATCTGTACTAAGTTGAGTCATTTGAGGACTTAAACATTTGTGTGATCTGGTTACATACCTTTCATGATCAGGATCTTCCAGATCTGATTCAAACCCCTTTCCTGTAGTTTTTAATCCAGTTTTAGAAGAGCCAGGAGATTGGGAACTATCTTCAGGAGTCATTGTTGCTGAAGGCCTTGTGCTTTTCCTGGTTGGGGTCAGTGTGTAATCTGATGCTGAAGCTTCTAAGCTGTGTGCTGTGTGAGGACAAAAGGTATAGAAGGAAGTAGCATTGATCCCTGGACTGACTGGAGAGGAGTCAGAGTATTGCTGAGGCTTGGCTGAGCTGGGTGTTAGACTGAGCCTGGGGCTGGATGGGCAAGATGCTGCAATAGTCCTTGCACCAAGTGGGCTGGAACACGAAATTgctaaatttttatttctttgctcaaATGTCTTGGGGCTTGGTGATTCTCCTGGGGCCAATCTAGTGATGGAGACgatgtccagctgggtttgatcCTGAACCATGGAGATCTGTCTGGTTGGTTCTGATGAAAGTGAAGAGCTGCTTGATATGTTGCTGGAAGAGCTTGACGTAGCAAATGGGGGTGTTTTCTGAGCATTATGGTCACTCCTGTTCTTCTGAACGCTAGTGACATTTAGAGCTGGGTGTTGTGAAGCCCTGAGGAAAGACAAACACACAGTTTTTCCTCTGGACTGGCCTAATTGCTTATAGAGCAATTTTAGTTCTATTCTGGGACAATTTTAGGTGTATATCCCATAGCTGCATTTGCCTATGGCCTGATTTGGTTCTCATGTCTGTATAAAATCCTCTGCTTCTGATGACCAAGAGCAAAGTATTTGAGAATAAGGCACACAAATTCATGACCAGTTTCTCCCTGGTGCCAGCTAAGCTATCATCAGCGTAATCACTGGCATGTCAGTGTTCTCTTTCTCAAAGTCATAGTGCTCTGTGAGAAATAAGGATTTGGTATTGGGCAAGGACAGGGAAATACAGCAAAGGGAGAAAGTTTCTGGCGTATTGATTGTGACAAATTCCTGTAAGAATGCAAGAGGATAAAACCTGACTTGCAGGTTGTCTCAGCACCTGCTTTTGATCATCCCTGCAAAGCATGAAGACCAGCCCTCACCTTGGACCCATATGCTTTGGTTTCCTGGTAGCCCTGCATGGTTGCCCAGTGAATCATGGGATGAATAAACAGGCAAGGTAAAAATAGAAGAACTGCACAGAATGATATCATTGTTCCTGTAGTGACATTATAGGACATTTCCTTTATACAGCTCAGAGTGCTATGGACTTTTCCTTCCACCCTAAGTCGTAAACTGTGCAAAAGGCTGACCAGCTTTTAGGTGACTGTGAATGCCAATTGCATGGCATTCCAGACTGCCTCACCTGAATACTGTTTTCTGTACTtctctcctggctgctgctgggaaggagaAATCCCAATGCTTTTTGCTATATAGCTAAATCTGACTTAGTTTGGCAAGACTGATGGCAAGAGAGGAAGATGTACCAGTGTAAACTGTAATTGTTCTCATGGATAGTGACTACAGCTAGAAATGCTTTGACCTTGATAGGGAACATGATCACATTCACTGGGCATCTCACAACTCATAATTTCTGAGAAACAAAAGGCATGACAGACTTCTGTAGTAATACCAGCTGCCAGCTGAGTCTTCCTGTGCATTTGGTATGTTCATGTTCCTTTTGTGGTAGAAGATAGCAGAAAATCCTGGTCTGGATATGTTATATATGAGATCTAGTGTTGTTCTGTTAGTAACAGAATTAACTGCATGTTCACTTCACCTTTCTCACTGTCAGATGCAATTAAACCCCATTTTTAAGGCCCTAAAGGGCAAGCCTCACACCTATTGGCTTCAGTAGGGCTGCTGAAACAATTTAGACCTTTGCTAGATCACAGAATAATTATCAAGTTTAAATCAAATTTAGAGTTTTTATAATTCGAAGAGCAGACAGTAGCAGAGCTACTGAATATAAACAGAGCCAAAAGGCAGTGTAATATGAGTTAGCAGGAGAGTAAACAAGGCCAAAGTTGGGGGAACACCCTTCCTCACAAGTCCTTGCTTTCAAAAACTGACTGAACAGGGGATGTGAAGACATTTCCAATGGCATAATTAAAGATGCTACAGAGCTGGATCTAAGATGCAAAACAGACTCCCTACCTACAAGGTCACAGCCCTCATCCAGTGCAGCAGAGTTGAGGAGAGAGGGGTTTGAACTCCTGCTGCACTTCATTACCAATTCAGATGTCAAAGGAGAACATGACATGTTCAAAGCCAAGGCACTAGGGATGAGGCGGTCTTTGCTTGTGGCACGCCTGGAAAGCTCTAACTGAATCACAGAGTTAGGAAAGGCAAAGCCTTGGTGTTGCTGGAGGAAAGGTAAATTCTGGATGCTTCTGCATGTTCCTTGCTCCCCATCCCATCTCTTGACAAAAGGCTTCTCTTTGctcataaaataaatgttttgggATTTTCtaatgcagcatttttttcttgggTTAAGTCCTGCCCGCACACTACGTGTAGCTTAAATGGGCTGGAACCCTTATCAGAGATATCTCAGCCAATGGCCTAGGACTGTGACCATCCTGGGATCTTGCCATTACTTAGGCATCATCAACaatgctgtttttcctttttacaaaaAAATTGCATCTTTAGTAAAATGGAGAAATTGTCATCTTTTCCTGTTCTTGGAAGTGTTATGCCATCATAAATAGAAACTTCAAGCAGCTTCACAATGCTGTCTTCTCTAAACCAAATTTGAACAGTTTCCAGCTTCAGAAGTGAATCCCAACATTTAGTCCTCTTTACTACTTTTAataagtgtctttttttttttttcctgaggcatCCCAGCCTATCACTACGTATTCCTTACTAATATGTGAACACATTTTACAAGCTCTCTCTGATAAGCATAATTTGTAAAATTGGCCACCTTTTACCAGTTTCTAAAGTTAGGGTTTATTTGctatttaaattaaagcattaTTAGTAGAAAGACTTCCCTGAACTAATTCTCTTAAGGGCAGTGTTAcagagaatattttaattttggccTTCAGTATTCCGGTGTTCTGACAGAATGTATGGCTCAGTCCTTAAACAGCTATCCAGGGATCTGAAAAGCTTTAGAAAAGCTTTTATACAAAAGCTCAAAAAATAAGGCTCTATCAGGTGCTTTTGCAGAAGACTGGATTTTTCTATACTAGTCTACTGTTCGTTTTTCTGAAGGGGTTTAGAAAGACACTTCTTACGATCTTATAACTCTGCAGTTAATACTTTCATGCTTTATTCAACTCAGAACATATCTGCAGCTGAAATGCAGTATGATGCCTGGCAACTCTCAATGATATAGGTTCAAAGGATAATTCCAACCATTTTGCAGAATAAGCTCCAAGACAGATTTTTTGAATTTGTCGACTCATGGTTTTGATTCAGGTCACTGAAGATGCGTTCCTTTCTTCACTACAAAACCCCATgttcagaaaatactttttgctGTGGAGAAGTGGAGGAAACTTGTTCTGACGATAGCAAAACTCATTTTAAGAGAACTGAAATGAAGATACATTCttcaattttatatatatatatatatatatatatatatatatatatatatatatatatatatatatttgtcctGAAATATCTTGTACTGTAAAACTAATTGAACATTAAATGAACAATAATCCTTGCTTACATTCTAGAAGAAATATAACATGCACAGTACATGTAGCTAAAATGCTATTTGGGTGCATATGCAATCTGCAATACTTCTCACATCTTTAGCAGTGTTGGACAgggctggtttttgttttattttgttttgttcttcataGTTCCTGGATTAGCTGTAGAAAATGGTACATTTACGGGAAGACAATACTTAAAAGAGTGTGACAAAAATCAGTTTCATAACTCATTGAAATTTCTATATGAAACTTCCCAATTCACTAGTGcactggaagaaaaagcaagtaTTATAAACTATcactttcttttacttttgtaTCCTTCAATTTTCACTCTTCCCAGTGCTTAACATGGGACTGAATTTACATTTATCATTATGTTTCTCACAGGAACAGAGAGACTAGGTTGCTTAAGGAGAAATCTGGAGTTTGTTAAAGCAAAATGTCAAGTCTGGATTTTAGCAGAGGTAAATGAGGACAGAACTGAGACTTATAACTTTGGAGTTTTCTTGTGGGCAAGGGTTTAGACAGGACTAAAGACAGGACTGAAATTCCATTGCTTTCAGTATAGCAAGACTGGTTCTTAGGTCTGTAACCATAGTGCTTTATcagaggggattttttttttcacttgtttttatGCAGTGAATCACTGTGAACTGAATAAATTACAGGAACAATCTCAGGACTTGGAGTTGAAATCAATGCTGACATGAAACAGGAAGGTGATTGCAGCTGTCATGTGCCTCCACAAGGAGAATCCTTGACTCAGCTTTGAGCCACATTTCAAATGCATCAAGCCCTTGTTGTCTGCCTTTttccagccctgtgctgctcagcatATAAAGCATGTTCCCTGTTGTTAGAGTGACCTTGTCTACCGTCTGTGCCTTGCCCTCTCCAGCTGAGCTTGTGCAATATACTTTCTGTAGCACTGAATTCGAAGATAGATGAAAGTTTCTTGCAAACCCAGCACTACCTTGCTTCTGTGGCTCCTGGAACCAAGAAAAAGCAgtagattttcatttttatgaatcATTCTCATCATATTTTAAATCTAGATTGCTTCTGATGATCTTGTTTGAATAGAAAAAGATGACAATATGCTTTAAATTGAAGCACTGAGAGGCTGTTTGCATAAATCTTACTGTAGACAACCAGGGGTAGGAGGATGGTGGAAGAACTGTGGGATGGACCCTGGGGAAATGACTGCAGGTGATGATATGAgaacaaaatggatttttttcaagGCCTCCTCTCATTCAGGCGACCCTCTAAAACGCCCACACTGAAAAAACAATGACTATCTTATTTTAATGATGAATGCATTTTGAATggtctttcatttttctgcaagAAAAGGTGGTGTCCTGGACTCTGGGTTAATCTGCCTCAAATAGCAGCCAAGGCTTTTTGACACGGGCAACAAGCAAAAAAATGGAGAATATGCTATTTCCTGCTATTGGCCCTTCTGAGCTACCTGTCACCTCTTTAGCTTTGCCACCATATCCATTCCTCCTTGTTCGTTGTGTCTCCTGCCTCTTTCTTACCCCTTGTTCTACATCTGTTCTCTGTACCTCTCCCATCTGCCCTGTGGACCCCAAGCACATTGATCAAAGCAGCAGGCTCATATTAATGCCTAGTGATGGGAGAGGATTGGAGGAGGAGAGAGTGGAAGTGGTATGAACATACAGATGTCTGAAATCAGGTATAAGTAATAACAGTAAGCATTTCTTACTCACAAATAACtgcaaaacaataacaacaaagatATCCTGATGTGAAACTTCTTCTATCATTTTTGTATAGCAACTGCCCAACCAGTGCATCGAGATCTCCGAGCCCTGCACATCTGATAGAAAAAGTTGAGACCTGCAAGGtcaaaaaaagacaacaaaaaggCTACTGAGAGTGTTTAGACATTTGCAGTGGAAATGGTAAGTTTGGTACAAAAAAAATAGGGCTGGAGTTATTAGGTGTATAAGTGCCAGTGCCATACATTTGCAGAGGAATCcagctctgggagagcagaggatGTCAATTTATAGCTAGAACTCCATGATGTTGTTCTTAGCCCAGCTCAGGCAAGTTTCCCTGTTAAAGGAAAATtatggtttagtgatggacaTTACATGGTTTAATGTATAATTATCAAGACTGGCTGTTGCATTACTGTGATCAAGACTCCCAGAATCAAGCTTC includes these proteins:
- the GSG1L gene encoding germ cell-specific gene 1-like protein isoform X1, giving the protein MKTNRRCRALLAVSLNLMALLFSTTAFITTHWCEGTQRVPKPSCGKEKKTNCLNYSGNETANETNQNVVHYSWETGDDRFLFRYFHTGIWYSCEENINASGEKCRSFIDLAPASEKGVLWLSVVSEVLYIMLLIVGFSLMCLELFHSSSVIDGLKLNAFAAVFTVLSGLLGMVAHMMYTQVFQVTVSLGPEDWRPHSWDYGWSFCLAWGSFTCCMAASVTTLNSYTKTVIEFRHKRKIFEQGFREEQNFLDQEAIKYFRERASQHPALNVTSVQKNRSDHNAQKTPPFATSSSSSNISSSSSLSSEPTRQISMVQDQTQLDIVSITRLAPGESPSPKTFEQRNKNLAISCSSPLGARTIAASCPSSPRLSLTPSSAKPQQYSDSSPVSPGINATSFYTFCPHTAHSLEASASDYTLTPTRKSTRPSATMTPEDSSQSPGSSKTGLKTTGKGFESDLEDPDHERRFVTTEEFQAMEKELEDVKEELKCLKWKVRHIGETVQPLAEDSKRYNGYTLTELKAMVQSEDDPYKAAHKILTALFSDVYLLQHSVTEQASNTRSLPKPKIDPELYTVYCDILKSIFPGISSQTLREETQHIQKSTQKEVQ
- the GSG1L gene encoding germ cell-specific gene 1-like protein isoform X2 — encoded protein: MKTNRRCRALLAVSLNLMALLFSTTAFITTHWCEGTQRVPKPSCGKEKKTNCLNYSGNETANETNQNVVHYSWETGDDRFLFRYFHTGIWYSCEENINASGVLWLSVVSEVLYIMLLIVGFSLMCLELFHSSSVIDGLKLNAFAAVFTVLSGLLGMVAHMMYTQVFQVTVSLGPEDWRPHSWDYGWSFCLAWGSFTCCMAASVTTLNSYTKTVIEFRHKRKIFEQGFREEQNFLDQEAIKYFRERASQHPALNVTSVQKNRSDHNAQKTPPFATSSSSSNISSSSSLSSEPTRQISMVQDQTQLDIVSITRLAPGESPSPKTFEQRNKNLAISCSSPLGARTIAASCPSSPRLSLTPSSAKPQQYSDSSPVSPGINATSFYTFCPHTAHSLEASASDYTLTPTRKSTRPSATMTPEDSSQSPGSSKTGLKTTGKGFESDLEDPDHERRFVTTEEFQAMEKELEDVKEELKCLKWKVRHIGETVQPLAEDSKRYNGYTLTELKAMVQSEDDPYKAAHKILTALFSDVYLLQHSVTEQASNTRSLPKPKIDPELYTVYCDILKSIFPGISSQTLREETQHIQKSTQKEVQ
- the GSG1L gene encoding germ cell-specific gene 1-like protein isoform X3 — protein: MKTNRRCRALLAVSLNLMALLFSTTAFITTHWCEGTQRVPKPSCGKEKKTNCLNYSGNETANETNQNVVHYSWETGDDRFLFRYFHTGIWYSCEENINASGEKCRSFIDLAPASEKGVLWLSVVSEVLYIMLLIVGFSLMCLELFHSSSVIDGLKLNAFAAVFTVLSGLLGMVAHMMYTQVFQVTVSLGPEDWRPHSWDYGWSFWASQHPALNVTSVQKNRSDHNAQKTPPFATSSSSSNISSSSSLSSEPTRQISMVQDQTQLDIVSITRLAPGESPSPKTFEQRNKNLAISCSSPLGARTIAASCPSSPRLSLTPSSAKPQQYSDSSPVSPGINATSFYTFCPHTAHSLEASASDYTLTPTRKSTRPSATMTPEDSSQSPGSSKTGLKTTGKGFESDLEDPDHERRFVTTEEFQAMEKELEDVKEELKCLKWKVRHIGETVQPLAEDSKRYNGYTLTELKAMVQSEDDPYKAAHKILTALFSDVYLLQHSVTEQASNTRSLPKPKIDPELYTVYCDILKSIFPGISSQTLREETQHIQKSTQKEVQ